Proteins encoded within one genomic window of Nitrospina gracilis 3/211:
- the trkA gene encoding Trk system potassium transporter TrkA, which translates to MKILIVGAGIVGFNLAQELSHEGHDISIIDENAERIKTISEKLDVLAIHGNGCIPSTLLKAQIRGADMVISVTDKDEINLMVCFLGQKFGIPKRFARLRNVELTGASKVFSPQELFVDYAINPGEIVVDSLLKIIQTPSSINVAEFAGGHILLRGFEVAEDAPLVGKTIREIRSVSEMNSFMVVALVRDGSLHVPKFEDTVQPKDKAYIVIDSEFLPLALPMFNKKVEQIHKVIMYGANPISINLAQELHKFVDDVSIIEPSHDYATTAADSLENTVILHGNGTDPDLFNDINMKDADLYLALSDNDEMNILSALLAKKHGAKRAAVLTNDPDYMPILDSIGMDININPRLITVSAILKHLRKGEVLNVHKLAEGEAEVMEIVVHPKSTAVGKRINQLRMPTEAIIGAIVRKGEMIVPAGATEIEAEDTVILATLPQCLEKVEKIFSEKTGFFS; encoded by the coding sequence ATGAAAATTCTGATCGTCGGCGCCGGCATCGTTGGGTTCAACCTCGCCCAGGAACTGTCCCACGAGGGACACGACATCTCCATCATCGACGAAAACGCCGAGCGCATCAAAACCATCTCCGAAAAGCTCGACGTGCTTGCCATCCACGGCAATGGCTGCATTCCCAGCACCCTGTTGAAAGCCCAGATTCGCGGCGCAGACATGGTGATCTCCGTCACCGACAAGGACGAGATCAACCTCATGGTCTGTTTCCTCGGACAAAAGTTTGGCATCCCCAAACGGTTCGCCCGCCTGCGCAACGTGGAATTGACCGGCGCCAGCAAGGTGTTCAGCCCGCAGGAACTGTTCGTCGATTACGCCATCAATCCCGGCGAGATCGTGGTCGATTCCCTGCTCAAGATCATCCAGACGCCCAGTTCCATCAACGTCGCCGAATTCGCCGGCGGCCACATCCTGCTCCGCGGCTTCGAGGTGGCGGAAGACGCGCCGCTGGTCGGCAAGACCATCAGGGAAATCCGCAGTGTGTCTGAGATGAACTCCTTCATGGTGGTGGCCCTGGTGCGCGACGGAAGCCTGCACGTGCCCAAGTTTGAAGACACGGTTCAGCCGAAGGACAAGGCCTACATCGTGATCGACAGCGAGTTTCTGCCGCTCGCGCTCCCCATGTTCAACAAAAAAGTGGAACAGATCCACAAGGTCATCATGTACGGGGCCAACCCCATCTCGATCAACCTCGCCCAGGAACTGCACAAGTTCGTAGACGACGTGTCGATCATCGAGCCCAGTCACGACTACGCCACGACCGCTGCCGACTCGCTCGAGAACACCGTCATCCTGCACGGCAACGGAACCGACCCGGACCTGTTCAACGACATCAACATGAAGGACGCGGACCTGTATCTCGCCCTTTCCGACAATGACGAGATGAACATCCTCTCCGCCCTGCTCGCAAAAAAACACGGGGCGAAGCGCGCCGCCGTCCTCACCAACGACCCCGATTACATGCCGATCCTCGATTCCATCGGCATGGACATCAACATCAACCCGCGCCTCATCACCGTTTCCGCCATTCTCAAGCACCTGCGGAAGGGCGAAGTGCTGAACGTGCACAAACTGGCGGAGGGCGAGGCGGAGGTCATGGAGATCGTGGTCCATCCCAAATCCACCGCCGTCGGCAAACGGATCAACCAGCTTCGCATGCCGACGGAGGCCATCATCGGCGCGATTGTCCGCAAGGGCGAGATGATCGTGCCTGCAGGGGCGACGGAGATCGAAGCGGAAGACACGGTGATCCTCGCCACCCTGCCCCAATGTCTTGAAAAGGTGGAGAAAATCTTCAGCGAAAAAACAGGCTTCTTTTCCTGA